One Marinitoga litoralis DNA segment encodes these proteins:
- a CDS encoding metalloregulator ArsR/SmtB family transcription factor, with protein sequence MIEELMKILSDKTRLRIINVLSEKPRCVCELTEILDLPQSTVSRHLSKMKLIKLLFTEKDGVFIKYKLNNEFLEKYSFLNYLLDDLKNEFKEDLIKSEKVIIKDGVCVIK encoded by the coding sequence GTGATTGAAGAATTAATGAAAATTTTATCAGATAAAACCAGATTGAGAATAATCAATGTTTTAAGTGAAAAGCCTAGATGTGTTTGTGAATTAACAGAAATACTTGATTTGCCTCAATCTACAGTATCTAGACATTTATCGAAAATGAAATTGATTAAATTATTATTTACTGAAAAAGATGGAGTTTTTATTAAATACAAATTAAATAATGAGTTTTTAGAAAAATATTCATTTTTAAATTATCTTTTAGATGATTTAAAAAATGAATTCAAAGAGGATTTAATTAAATCAGAAAAAGTAATTATAAAAGATGGAGTTTGTGTTATAAAATAA
- a CDS encoding 4Fe-4S binding protein, translating to MLKKKEVVFDPKYPKIDLNKCTFCTLCEMVCPYWAITVDKENKQVIVDEDKCFGCSLCQSRCPVKAISGVI from the coding sequence ATTCTAAAGAAGAAAGAAGTAGTATTTGATCCCAAATATCCAAAAATAGACTTAAATAAATGCACTTTCTGCACATTATGCGAAATGGTATGTCCATACTGGGCAATTACTGTTGATAAGGAAAATAAACAGGTTATAGTAGATGAAGATAAATGTTTTGGTTGTAGCTTGTGTCAAAGCAGATGCCCTGTAAAAGCAATTAGTGGAGTAATATAA
- a CDS encoding permease yields MKKELRLFFLILLAFLAFYFIPFTSEGVHKAIIGGFEMLHDYARQHVLLCLVPAFFIAGTISVFVSKNAILKLLGPKAKKIIAYPVAAVSGGILAVCSCTILPLFGGIYKRGAGIGPAMAFLFTGPAINVAAIFLTGTVLGWELSFVRLFATIVSAVFIGLIMQTIFKETGEGGFVFGQDSEIPWQKTLLFLGFQMAFLITGSLKINITLKSILMTIFAIISVGIALTFDKQHQKEYISETWDFTKKILPYLFLGVFVAGVISVSLSENVVHTLLGGNRLFSNLFASVFGALMYFATLTEVPIIQSLMSLGMGKGPALALFMAGYTLSLPNMIVLTKLLGKKKAFTYFALVVIFSTTWGLIYGNLF; encoded by the coding sequence ATGAAAAAAGAGTTGAGATTATTCTTTTTAATTCTTTTAGCATTTTTAGCTTTCTATTTTATCCCTTTTACAAGTGAAGGGGTTCACAAAGCGATTATTGGCGGTTTTGAAATGCTTCATGATTATGCAAGGCAACATGTATTATTATGTCTTGTTCCAGCATTTTTTATAGCAGGAACAATATCTGTTTTTGTAAGTAAAAATGCAATATTAAAATTATTAGGTCCTAAAGCTAAAAAAATAATAGCATATCCAGTGGCGGCAGTTTCGGGAGGAATATTAGCAGTTTGTTCCTGTACTATTTTACCTTTATTTGGAGGAATATATAAACGTGGTGCAGGAATTGGACCAGCTATGGCATTTTTATTTACGGGTCCTGCAATTAATGTAGCAGCTATATTTTTGACAGGAACTGTATTAGGCTGGGAATTATCATTTGTTAGATTATTTGCTACTATAGTTTCTGCTGTATTTATTGGATTAATAATGCAAACTATATTTAAAGAAACAGGTGAAGGTGGATTTGTATTTGGTCAAGATAGTGAAATACCATGGCAAAAAACATTATTATTTTTAGGCTTTCAAATGGCTTTTTTAATAACAGGAAGCTTAAAAATAAATATAACATTAAAAAGTATATTAATGACAATTTTTGCGATTATATCAGTAGGTATAGCTTTAACCTTTGATAAACAGCATCAAAAAGAGTATATTAGTGAAACATGGGATTTTACAAAAAAAATATTACCTTATCTATTTTTAGGAGTTTTTGTCGCAGGAGTTATTTCAGTATCATTGTCAGAAAATGTTGTTCATACATTATTAGGTGGAAATAGATTATTTTCTAATTTATTTGCATCAGTATTTGGAGCATTAATGTATTTTGCTACATTAACAGAGGTTCCAATAATACAATCATTAATGTCTTTAGGTATGGGAAAAGGTCCTGCATTAGCATTGTTTATGGCTGGTTATACATTAAGTCTTCCAAATATGATTGTATTAACAAAATTATTAGGTAAAAAGAAAGCATTTACTTATTTTGCATTAGTTGTTATTTTTTCAACAACATGGGGATTAATTTATGGAAATTTATTTTAA
- a CDS encoding PqqD family peptide modification chaperone, whose protein sequence is MYIINENIYYRYEPEIDDGIIYIYNYESKEIIKSNYITYLILHAIDENKDEDEIIKKLKKEYNDYTETEIKRYFDTIIKYLLENNIIRVYV, encoded by the coding sequence ATGTATATAATAAACGAAAATATATATTATAGATATGAACCAGAAATCGATGATGGAATTATATATATATATAATTATGAATCTAAAGAAATTATTAAGTCAAATTATATAACATATTTAATATTACATGCTATTGATGAAAATAAAGATGAAGATGAAATTATTAAAAAGTTAAAAAAAGAATATAATGATTATACGGAGACAGAAATCAAAAGATATTTTGATACAATTATTAAATATCTTTTAGAAAATAATATTATAAGAGTATATGTATAA
- the asnB gene encoding asparagine synthase (glutamine-hydrolyzing): MCGIVGIYNFKKNVEKYNIYKMLKQIEHRGPDYNNIYINKNIGLGHNLLKIQDISDLSHQPYVFKDLIIVYNGEIYNFKEIKKELEIKGYKFFSEGDTEVLAKSFDYWGLSAVKKFNGFFSIAIYNKKKKTISLIRDRVGIKPLYYYIDNNQLIFSSEIKAIFSQNNVYKNLNLNTILLSFSSNLWLPYYNTFFEKIKMLEPGTIIVFNKNGVLNKYKYFEPIINVKYKKEKDVINLFKYSIKKSIKYKTLSKFKIATFLSGGIDSSIITKEYNDLTNKAIDSFTIYYEKKENIDLNHAEILTKNEKINHHKICVKPEDINIQILDEVIFHMEELLMDKVYISDYLNYKAAKKEGFRIILNGQGSDELWLGYLNIWGIYKFIGNNFNKNIMIENYFKKNMIFKDKLSNYSKNKIFDILDEYISTNILNNYQNEYENYTIYAIKTILHNLLLQEDKLSMAHSIECRVPFVDDNEMLYLALSIDSNLKIFDKREKYILRKAYEKILPKNIIERYKYPFPEPPNKYDYKIKNLCKENWENIINNKIISNLLNTRRYSKIDYYNPKELWWLINIYRFSEIFS; the protein is encoded by the coding sequence ATGTGTGGGATTGTGGGAATATATAATTTCAAAAAAAATGTTGAAAAATACAACATATATAAAATGTTAAAACAAATAGAACATAGAGGTCCTGATTATAATAATATCTATATTAACAAAAATATTGGGTTAGGACATAATTTGTTAAAAATACAAGATATTAGTGATTTATCTCATCAACCATATGTTTTTAAAGATTTAATCATAGTTTATAATGGTGAAATATATAATTTTAAAGAGATCAAAAAAGAATTGGAAATTAAAGGATATAAGTTTTTTTCGGAGGGGGATACTGAAGTACTCGCTAAGTCTTTTGATTATTGGGGATTAAGTGCGGTAAAAAAATTTAATGGATTTTTTTCAATTGCAATATATAACAAAAAAAAGAAAACTATTTCTTTAATTAGAGATAGAGTGGGTATTAAACCTTTATATTATTATATCGATAATAACCAATTAATATTTTCTTCAGAAATAAAAGCTATTTTTTCTCAAAATAATGTTTATAAAAATCTAAATTTAAATACCATTCTTTTGTCTTTTTCTTCTAATTTATGGTTACCATATTATAATACTTTTTTTGAAAAAATTAAAATGTTGGAGCCTGGAACTATAATTGTATTTAATAAAAACGGCGTTCTAAATAAATATAAATATTTTGAGCCAATTATAAATGTAAAATATAAAAAAGAAAAGGATGTTATTAATTTATTCAAATATTCAATAAAAAAATCTATAAAATATAAGACTTTATCTAAATTTAAAATAGCTACTTTTTTATCAGGGGGTATAGACAGTAGTATAATTACTAAAGAATATAATGATTTAACAAATAAAGCAATAGATTCTTTTACTATTTATTATGAAAAAAAAGAAAATATAGATTTAAATCATGCAGAAATTTTAACTAAAAATGAGAAAATTAATCATCATAAAATATGTGTAAAACCTGAAGATATAAATATACAAATATTAGATGAAGTAATTTTTCATATGGAGGAACTTTTAATGGATAAAGTATATATATCTGACTATTTAAATTATAAAGCTGCTAAGAAAGAAGGATTTAGAATTATATTAAATGGTCAGGGTTCTGATGAATTATGGTTAGGATATTTAAATATTTGGGGAATATATAAATTTATAGGAAATAATTTCAATAAAAATATAATGATAGAAAATTATTTTAAGAAAAATATGATATTTAAAGATAAGTTATCAAATTATTCGAAAAATAAAATTTTTGATATTTTAGATGAATATATTTCAACTAATATACTGAACAACTATCAAAATGAATATGAGAATTATACAATCTATGCTATAAAAACTATTTTACACAATTTATTATTACAAGAAGATAAATTAAGTATGGCTCATTCTATCGAATGTAGAGTGCCATTTGTAGATGATAATGAAATGTTATATTTAGCATTATCTATTGATAGTAATTTAAAAATATTTGATAAAAGAGAAAAATATATATTGAGAAAAGCGTATGAAAAAATTTTGCCAAAAAATATTATTGAAAGATATAAATATCCTTTTCCCGAACCACCTAATAAATATGATTATAAAATAAAAAATTTATGTAAAGAAAATTGGGAAAATATAATAAATAATAAAATAATTTCTAATTTATTAAATACAAGAAGATACTCTAAAATAGATTATTATAATCCAAAAGAATTATGGTGGTTAATAAATATATATAGATTTTCTGAAATTTTTAGTTAA
- a CDS encoding FAD-dependent oxidoreductase codes for MKIAIIGCTHAGTAAAINSSKLYKDAEITVYERNDNISFLSCGIALHVEGVVKDPKGLFYSSPEHLNSLGVNTKMRHDVKDVNFKKKTLTVENLETGEIFEDTYDKLIITTGSWPVIPNIEGINMDNILLSKNFYHAQDIIKKMDEVKNVVVVGAGYIGVELVEAFIEHGKKVTLIDIEDRILSKYLDKEFTDIAENTLKDHGAILALGEKVIRFEGENNKVKKVITTKGEHDADLVILSMGFKPNTELFKGKLKMLDNGAIIVDEYMRTSEKDVFAAGDSCAVYYNPLKEYEYIPLATNAVRMGTIAAHNLKEKRLKHLGTQGTSGIKIYENNIAATGLTETMAKSQGLDVESIIITENNRPEFMPTYEKLIFKVVYKKKNGKILGAQICSKADLTQSINTMSVVIQNKMKMEELALIDFFFQPHFNKPWNFLNTAGLEYINKKMA; via the coding sequence ATGAAAATTGCAATTATAGGTTGTACACATGCAGGAACTGCTGCTGCTATTAATTCATCAAAATTATATAAAGATGCTGAAATTACAGTATACGAAAGAAATGATAATATTTCATTCTTATCATGTGGTATTGCATTACATGTGGAAGGTGTTGTAAAAGATCCCAAAGGATTATTTTATTCTTCACCAGAACATTTAAATAGTTTAGGGGTAAATACTAAAATGAGACATGACGTAAAGGATGTTAACTTCAAAAAGAAAACTCTTACTGTTGAAAATTTGGAAACAGGCGAGATTTTTGAAGATACATACGATAAGCTGATTATCACAACTGGCTCATGGCCTGTTATTCCAAATATTGAAGGAATAAACATGGATAATATATTATTGTCAAAGAATTTCTATCACGCTCAAGATATTATTAAAAAAATGGACGAAGTAAAAAATGTTGTTGTTGTAGGAGCTGGTTATATTGGTGTTGAATTAGTAGAAGCGTTTATTGAACACGGAAAAAAAGTTACATTAATTGATATAGAAGATAGAATATTAAGCAAATATTTAGATAAAGAATTCACTGATATAGCTGAAAATACTTTAAAGGATCATGGAGCAATTTTAGCTTTAGGTGAAAAGGTTATAAGATTTGAAGGTGAAAATAATAAGGTTAAAAAGGTAATTACAACAAAAGGGGAACATGATGCTGATTTAGTTATTCTTTCAATGGGATTCAAACCAAATACAGAATTATTTAAAGGAAAACTAAAAATGTTAGATAACGGTGCAATTATTGTAGATGAATATATGAGAACAAGCGAAAAAGATGTTTTTGCTGCAGGTGATTCATGTGCTGTATATTATAATCCATTAAAAGAATACGAGTATATTCCATTAGCTACAAACGCTGTCAGAATGGGAACAATTGCTGCACATAACTTAAAAGAAAAAAGATTAAAACACTTAGGAACACAAGGTACATCTGGAATTAAAATATACGAAAATAATATTGCTGCTACAGGATTAACTGAAACAATGGCAAAATCTCAAGGTTTAGACGTTGAGTCAATAATAATAACAGAAAATAATAGACCTGAATTCATGCCAACATATGAAAAATTAATTTTTAAAGTTGTGTATAAAAAGAAAAATGGAAAAATTTTAGGGGCTCAAATATGTTCAAAAGCTGATTTAACACAATCAATAAATACTATGTCTGTGGTAATACAAAATAAAATGAAAATGGAAGAATTAGCATTAATTGATTTCTTTTTCCAACCACATTTTAATAAACCATGGAATTTCTTAAATACTGCTGGATTAGAATATATTAACAAGAAGATGGCTTGA
- a CDS encoding MFS transporter — translation MKRLSKKKNQLLLISGNAVSYMGDLFFLYAFNWWLISKTGDTKIIGIISSIVILPMLILNIIGGTTVDILNRKKIMIICDFINGILMTLLGIISINNPSIKMIALIYILTSAIFAFFSIASRSIVSEVINSNDIVSFNAWFTSVENIIKVLSPIISISLINIVPIYIIFLINGITFIFSGISEIFIDYHYNKKNHKKRENGIVLFKDGIKYIWLNNNLRTMILTASLVNFFISGYNLYIPLFSNNVLNSSIAYSGALTAEALGAIFVVLTSKLFSKYDEKIITNGIIFIFMGTSLLLIQFKIIIVLYISTFLFGLFLGQFNVSFFSYVQKNVDSEYQGRVFSVIFTLVSLLIPLGNLFFGFLGKYVIQYGFYIIGFGIILISSYFIVKNNESLEYK, via the coding sequence ATGAAGAGATTATCTAAAAAAAAGAATCAACTTTTATTAATTTCTGGCAATGCTGTTTCGTATATGGGAGATTTGTTTTTTTTGTATGCATTTAACTGGTGGCTAATATCAAAAACAGGCGATACTAAAATTATAGGTATAATATCATCAATAGTAATATTACCAATGTTAATTTTAAATATAATTGGAGGCACAACTGTAGATATATTAAATAGAAAAAAAATAATGATAATATGTGATTTTATAAATGGTATATTAATGACTTTGCTGGGCATTATTTCTATTAATAACCCTTCAATTAAAATGATTGCTTTAATTTATATCTTAACTTCTGCCATTTTTGCATTTTTTTCCATTGCGAGTCGCTCTATTGTTTCTGAAGTAATTAACAGCAATGATATTGTAAGTTTTAACGCATGGTTCACAAGTGTGGAAAATATAATAAAAGTTTTATCGCCTATAATAAGTATTTCATTAATAAATATAGTTCCAATATATATTATATTCTTAATAAATGGAATAACATTCATATTTTCAGGTATTTCTGAAATTTTTATAGATTATCACTATAATAAAAAAAATCATAAAAAGAGGGAAAATGGAATTGTTTTATTTAAAGATGGGATTAAATATATATGGCTAAATAATAACTTAAGAACCATGATATTAACAGCATCATTAGTGAATTTTTTTATATCAGGTTATAATCTTTATATACCTTTATTTTCAAATAATGTATTAAATTCTTCAATAGCATATTCGGGAGCATTAACCGCTGAAGCATTGGGTGCCATTTTTGTAGTCTTGACTTCTAAATTATTTTCAAAATATGATGAAAAAATAATTACCAATGGGATTATATTTATTTTTATGGGAACATCATTATTATTAATTCAATTTAAGATAATTATTGTGTTATATATAAGTACGTTTTTGTTTGGATTATTTTTAGGACAATTCAACGTTTCTTTTTTTAGTTATGTTCAAAAAAACGTTGATTCAGAATATCAAGGTAGAGTATTTTCTGTAATTTTTACTCTTGTAAGTTTATTAATACCATTGGGAAACTTATTTTTTGGATTTTTAGGGAAATATGTTATTCAATATGGCTTTTATATTATTGGTTTTGGAATAATATTAATCTCATCATATTTTATTGTAAAAAATAATGAGAGTTTAGAATATAAATAA
- a CDS encoding Na+/H+ antiporter NhaC family protein: MKKRIWVIFIMATFLLMSALAFANGGDAETVYYGFWSIIPPLLAIVLAFVTKEVILSLLLGIFSGAVINVFATSSSGFFMKLIESYTKTFEYPVNALADGWHAGIIIFTLTIGGMVGVIAKMGGTRAIANALAKKAKTARSAQLATALMGVVVFFDDYANTLIVGPTMRPLTDKLNVSREKLSYIVDSTAAPVATMAAISTWIGYELGLIGDAFNSLGTDVNPYGVFFQSIPYRMYGLFALFMVFMVGFLMRDFGPMYEAEKRARLTGKVLADGAEPMLSTDFEKELDNSDIPLKVSNALVPILTLIIFAFIGLWYSGGGLEEPFNLEGIRNAFGNADASAALIWASALASIVAVIMAVSQGIMTLRKALEAWVEGAKSLVITTIILILAWSIGSIASDLGTAEYLVQVVSSSLPGWLVPVLVFIMSSIVAFATGTSWGTMAIMLPLAIPLAAAYTGNEPSTLVFATLGAVLTGSTFGDHCSPISDTTIMSSMASSADHIDHVKTQLPYAVTVASIASVGYILVGIGLPVWITLILGFVSVWAILRFFGKSTDQKDLKANA; this comes from the coding sequence ATGAAAAAACGTATTTGGGTTATCTTTATTATGGCGACATTTTTATTAATGTCTGCCTTGGCATTTGCAAATGGGGGAGACGCTGAAACAGTATATTATGGTTTCTGGTCAATTATTCCTCCTCTACTAGCTATTGTTTTAGCGTTTGTTACTAAAGAAGTTATACTTTCATTGTTATTAGGTATATTTTCTGGTGCTGTTATTAATGTTTTCGCAACTTCAAGTTCTGGATTTTTCATGAAACTTATTGAAAGTTATACAAAAACTTTCGAATATCCTGTAAACGCCTTAGCTGATGGTTGGCATGCGGGTATTATAATATTTACATTAACTATTGGTGGTATGGTTGGCGTTATTGCAAAAATGGGTGGAACAAGAGCTATAGCAAATGCTTTAGCAAAAAAAGCAAAAACCGCTAGAAGTGCTCAATTAGCTACAGCTTTAATGGGTGTTGTTGTATTCTTTGATGATTACGCAAATACACTTATCGTTGGTCCAACAATGAGACCTTTAACAGATAAATTAAACGTTTCAAGAGAAAAATTATCATATATTGTTGACTCAACAGCTGCTCCTGTTGCAACAATGGCTGCAATATCAACATGGATTGGTTATGAATTAGGATTAATTGGTGATGCATTTAACTCATTAGGAACAGATGTAAATCCATATGGTGTATTCTTCCAATCAATCCCATATAGAATGTATGGTTTATTTGCATTATTCATGGTATTTATGGTTGGATTTTTAATGAGAGACTTTGGTCCTATGTACGAAGCTGAAAAAAGAGCAAGATTAACAGGTAAGGTTTTAGCAGATGGCGCTGAACCAATGTTATCAACAGACTTTGAAAAAGAATTAGATAATAGTGATATACCTTTAAAAGTATCAAACGCTTTAGTTCCTATATTAACATTAATTATCTTTGCTTTCATCGGATTATGGTATTCTGGTGGCGGATTAGAAGAACCATTTAATTTAGAAGGAATTAGAAATGCTTTCGGTAATGCTGATGCTTCAGCTGCATTAATTTGGGCATCTGCGTTAGCAAGTATTGTTGCTGTTATTATGGCAGTTTCTCAAGGCATTATGACTTTAAGAAAAGCTTTAGAAGCTTGGGTAGAAGGTGCAAAATCATTAGTTATTACTACAATAATATTGATATTAGCTTGGTCAATCGGGTCTATTGCTTCTGATTTAGGAACAGCTGAATATTTAGTACAAGTAGTTTCTTCATCATTACCTGGATGGTTAGTTCCTGTATTAGTATTTATTATGTCATCAATCGTAGCATTTGCTACAGGTACATCATGGGGGACAATGGCTATTATGTTACCATTAGCTATTCCTTTAGCAGCAGCATATACAGGAAATGAACCTTCAACATTAGTATTTGCAACATTAGGTGCTGTATTAACAGGTTCAACATTTGGTGACCACTGTTCACCTATTTCAGATACAACAATTATGTCATCTATGGCATCATCCGCAGATCATATTGATCACGTTAAAACACAATTACCATACGCTGTAACAGTTGCTTCTATAGCTTCTGTTGGATACATCTTAGTAGGTATTGGGTTGCCTGTTTGGATTACTTTAATATTGGGATTTGTTTCAGTTTGGGCAATATTAAGATTCTTTGGTAAATCTACTGATCAAAAAGATTTAAAAGCTAATGCATAA
- a CDS encoding thioredoxin family protein — translation MKIEVLGSGCPRCKQTYKIMEMAMVETGTNAELIYVTDINEIISKGVMSTPAVAIDGKIVVSGKIPTLEEAKQLLQQ, via the coding sequence ATGAAAATAGAAGTTTTAGGTTCAGGTTGTCCAAGATGTAAACAAACTTATAAGATTATGGAAATGGCTATGGTTGAAACAGGAACAAACGCTGAACTAATTTATGTTACAGATATAAATGAAATTATTTCTAAAGGCGTAATGTCTACTCCAGCAGTAGCAATAGATGGAAAAATAGTAGTTTCTGGTAAAATACCTACATTAGAAGAAGCAAAACAACTGTTACAACAATAA